AGGAGGAGGAAAGCAAGGTTTGGAAAAATAATTTTTTCCGAGAAGTCTCTATCTTGTAGAATTTATTTTTGAAGAGAGACTTTCTCAGAAGATTGGCAGGATAATTTGATCGTGACAGGGTAACTTCTGTTGTGAACCTTAACGAGGTTCAAGTTCGCAGTGTCGAAACTCAATCTGAGGGGTAACTTCCGTGCCGAAGTGAGTATTGCAGAAGTACGCTCCACGAAACTGGGTTCCGCGCAATCGCGTACTATAAAAAATGGTCCCTGATAGATTTGATTTTGACAAGTTAGCGTTCTGTAGATCTGCGGTATTGAACCAAACTCCACTTAGATTGGCTTCGGACATGTCGGCGCCAAACAGTTTCACTCCTTTTAAATTGGCACCTTGGAGATTTGCTCTTTTTAAATTGGCACCTCGCAGGTTTGCCCCCTCCAGATTGGAACCCTGGAGGTTGGCTCCCTGTAAATCTGCTTGCTCTAAGTTGGCGCCTCGCAAGTTACTACCAGAGAGATCAGCCACTTGGAGATTTGCAC
The window above is part of the SAR324 cluster bacterium genome. Proteins encoded here:
- a CDS encoding pentapeptide repeat-containing protein, encoding MHFLRQFRLSLPLGLCWLLVGLGWIIPQFLWAYDQRDLGRLRNFGACVECNISEADLRMTKLNGANLRSSDMAKTIFFSANLQVADLSGSNLRGANLEQADLQGANLQGSNLEGANLRGANLKRANLQGANLKGVKLFGADMSEANLSGVWFNTADLQNANLSKSNLSGTIFYSTRLRGTQFRGAYFCNTHFGTEVTPQIEFRHCELEPR